Proteins from one Ketobacter alkanivorans genomic window:
- a CDS encoding phage tail sheath family protein, translating to MPEYLAPGVYVEEVSFRSKSIEGVGTSVAGIVGPTRYGPLRGRPEVVTSFAEFTRIYGDVQNLSLGGSDVLNHTAIAAKAFFDGGGKQLYVSRVANYGLPTDGFASAADSNDFVTFQSRFPGAMGDVTLEVNWRDSENLIQSTVTSGPQDQDIVFIDATGLPQNAIANGALPASHFPMDIRGVVQRDGDHFEILDGLCVITADDAAPLAAADLATPDGHLVIANLVNDVDTSITYTQVAARRPTSGALADGTSAVLTLSEETDLSDFFTGSHWGTLTTLRGTLNAAGTIFTVDGSGLNAGVGSAIDLYLSALAAAPGSVRTMMVQRTFDINVRSGGSNGPVIYTYGNVTSAPSGSNSLASVMSAAPEKRYDQLTSPLQCTLANSVTGEQIMAALYELFDPAAMSPGPNSVDGARYLISLSGGSDGAAPQAVHYGGATNEVTGSSGFAALEDIEDISIVMTPAAAADATNHQGVVVEMQKHCRKMRYRVGIVDSRESMSISEVRAFRSQFDDSRLALYYPWVISSDPRGIATTINVPPAGFVAGVYANTDVQRGVHKPPANEPVIGALGFAQDINRFQQELLNPDGVNCLRSFPGRGHRVWGGRTLSGTDPEWKYVNVRRYFLYLERSIEKSTQWVVFEPNGERLWDNVRITIENFLYNEWVNGRLLGSAKTAYFVRCDRSTMTQNDLDNGRLVCEIGVAALQPAEFVIFRIGQKTADS from the coding sequence ATGCCTGAATACCTAGCGCCGGGTGTGTATGTAGAGGAAGTCAGTTTTCGTTCCAAATCCATTGAAGGAGTTGGCACCAGCGTGGCGGGCATAGTCGGCCCAACCCGCTACGGCCCCCTCCGTGGCAGACCCGAAGTGGTCACCAGTTTTGCAGAGTTCACCCGTATCTACGGCGACGTGCAAAACCTGTCTTTGGGTGGATCTGACGTTTTGAATCACACTGCCATTGCCGCCAAGGCTTTCTTCGACGGCGGCGGCAAGCAACTGTATGTATCGCGTGTTGCCAACTATGGCTTACCGACCGACGGCTTCGCTTCTGCTGCAGACAGCAACGACTTTGTCACCTTCCAAAGTCGGTTTCCGGGCGCCATGGGAGATGTGACACTGGAGGTGAACTGGCGCGACAGCGAGAACCTTATCCAGTCCACCGTTACCAGCGGCCCTCAGGATCAGGACATCGTCTTTATTGATGCCACCGGCCTGCCCCAGAACGCCATCGCCAATGGCGCTTTGCCCGCTTCCCATTTTCCTATGGACATTCGCGGTGTGGTGCAACGGGATGGCGATCACTTTGAAATTCTGGATGGGCTGTGTGTGATAACAGCCGACGACGCTGCGCCACTGGCCGCCGCCGATCTTGCCACCCCGGATGGCCACCTGGTGATTGCCAACTTGGTGAACGACGTCGATACCAGCATCACCTACACTCAGGTGGCGGCACGCCGCCCCACCAGTGGAGCACTGGCAGACGGCACCTCCGCGGTGTTGACTCTGAGTGAAGAAACCGATCTGTCGGACTTCTTTACCGGCAGCCACTGGGGCACCCTCACCACCTTGCGGGGCACCCTGAATGCCGCCGGTACGATCTTCACCGTGGATGGCAGTGGCTTGAACGCAGGGGTAGGCAGCGCCATCGATTTATACTTGTCGGCATTGGCTGCCGCACCGGGCAGCGTCCGCACGATGATGGTACAGCGCACGTTCGACATTAATGTGCGCAGCGGGGGCAGCAATGGCCCGGTGATTTACACCTATGGCAATGTGACGTCTGCACCCAGCGGCAGCAACAGCCTGGCCAGCGTTATGTCCGCAGCGCCGGAGAAACGCTACGACCAGCTCACCAGTCCGCTGCAATGCACTTTGGCCAACAGCGTTACCGGCGAGCAAATCATGGCCGCGCTGTACGAACTGTTCGATCCCGCAGCCATGAGCCCCGGCCCCAATTCGGTGGATGGAGCCCGCTACCTGATCAGCCTGAGTGGTGGCAGTGATGGTGCGGCACCGCAGGCAGTGCATTACGGCGGCGCCACCAATGAAGTTACCGGCAGCTCCGGTTTTGCCGCACTGGAAGACATTGAAGACATTTCCATCGTCATGACCCCGGCAGCGGCCGCCGATGCCACCAACCATCAAGGGGTGGTCGTGGAAATGCAGAAGCACTGTCGCAAGATGCGCTATCGCGTTGGCATTGTCGACAGCCGCGAAAGCATGTCCATTTCCGAAGTACGTGCGTTCCGCTCCCAGTTTGATGACTCCCGCCTAGCGTTATATTACCCCTGGGTGATCAGCTCCGATCCACGCGGCATCGCTACCACCATCAACGTACCGCCCGCCGGTTTTGTGGCCGGTGTTTATGCCAACACAGATGTGCAACGGGGCGTACACAAACCGCCTGCCAACGAGCCGGTGATCGGTGCGCTGGGCTTTGCACAGGACATTAATCGTTTCCAGCAGGAACTGTTAAATCCAGACGGGGTGAACTGCCTGCGTTCATTCCCCGGCCGTGGCCATCGGGTTTGGGGTGGTCGCACACTCTCTGGCACCGATCCAGAATGGAAATACGTTAACGTTCGCCGTTACTTCCTCTATCTGGAACGCTCGATCGAGAAGTCCACCCAATGGGTTGTGTTCGAGCCCAATGGCGAGCGCCTGTGGGATAACGTGCGCATCACCATTGAGAATTTCCTCTATAACGAATGGGTTAACGGCCGCCTCCTGGGCAGCGCCAAGACCGCCTATTTTGTGCGTTGCGATCGCAGCACCATGACCCAAAACGATCTGGACAACGGGCGACTGGTTTGTGAAATCGGTGTGGCAGCTTTGCAACCGGCGGAGTTTGTCATCTTCCGTATCGGTCAGAAAACCGCTGACAGCTAA
- a CDS encoding DUF4255 domain-containing protein, translating into MASYKGVQGALIALEDFFKSRLPADLSDGPTNARVALLGSFDIANNLSGNLLGIYLHRITIDDHGRARFFKPLGTDNSGPRPELPVNLHFLLIANATSAAIEADLMSWAIVELANHSQLDISHVQDIDDEWGQAEVLNITPADMSTEDLMRIWDVFESPYTSTMAYTAKTVRLRLNPQRSEGPDVVTRVFPGGRV; encoded by the coding sequence ATGGCTTCGTACAAAGGTGTACAAGGTGCGCTGATTGCTCTTGAAGATTTCTTCAAAAGCCGACTGCCTGCTGATCTCAGTGACGGCCCCACCAATGCCCGCGTTGCGCTGTTGGGCAGTTTCGATATCGCCAACAACCTCAGCGGCAATTTGCTGGGTATCTATTTGCACCGCATTACCATCGACGATCACGGGCGTGCCCGCTTTTTCAAACCCTTGGGCACCGACAACAGCGGCCCACGCCCCGAACTACCGGTTAATCTGCATTTTTTACTGATTGCCAACGCCACCAGTGCGGCCATTGAAGCAGATTTGATGAGCTGGGCCATTGTCGAACTGGCCAACCACAGCCAGCTGGATATTTCCCACGTACAAGACATCGATGATGAATGGGGTCAGGCAGAGGTATTGAACATTACCCCCGCCGACATGAGCACCGAAGATCTCATGCGCATTTGGGATGTGTTCGAATCCCCCTACACCAGCACCATGGCCTACACCGCAAAAACCGTACGCCTGCGTTTGAATCCGCAACGCAGCGAAGGCCCCGATGTGGTGACCCGTGTGTTTCCCGGAGGGCGTGTATGA
- a CDS encoding TonB-dependent receptor has protein sequence MTRIFPNCLYSVMLLSIFVWSAASVFAEESRAPVDLLDLDLQTLLTIDITPSADASAAGLSLPQPGGQTAQGSRVGILGNQPASVTPFSVTSYTQDYIADQQANDVGNVLQYDSSVRVARGFGNFQQLYVVRGLPIFSDDMTYNGLYGMLPRQYLAADLIERVEILRGPNGFLNGAPPSDSSLGGAINVMPKRAPLQPLNRVVMGIQSDNQVSVATDIARRSTDGHFGIRLNAISRNGDAAMDGDSRQLGLATVGLDYSGEKLRLSADLGYQNHQMEATQPSITIGSGLDIPSAPDAKNSIAPDWSYSSEQDLFGTLRAEYDFNANLTGWLAGGMREGEEDARFAAFLTVTNDLGDYSANRFDVIHEDSVATGELGARYRFVVGAVEHRLTVATATFSNHAHNAYAIYDPFNGNIYNASPIGMPGSLSFAGGNLDNPLVTSYTHTKSYAVADEIALLEHQLLLTLGARWQSIHDKTYDYDSGDLISHYDGDQTTPTLAALYRVTPQLSIYANYVEGLTKGGNAPDSNSNGPVSNAGESLAPVRVKQIETGLKYSTDNLGGSISLFNMDKPVLGFDEANRFTTTEEQSHRGIEWSMFGKPTANIKLLGGISLLDTDLDDKHSIGAPQQLANLNLDWSLANVNGLSLNSHLMYTSEQYADADNQQRAPSWWRWDVGVRYITEAWQGSNAVFRLRATNITNRHYWASVGGYPGAGYLTLGEPRAFIGSLSIDF, from the coding sequence GTGACACGGATTTTTCCCAACTGTCTGTATTCGGTGATGTTGCTCTCCATATTCGTATGGTCGGCGGCCAGTGTGTTTGCAGAAGAAAGCAGGGCTCCAGTTGATTTGCTGGATCTTGACCTGCAAACCCTGCTGACCATTGACATCACCCCCAGCGCTGATGCTTCTGCAGCGGGCTTGAGCCTGCCCCAGCCCGGCGGTCAGACCGCCCAGGGCAGTCGTGTTGGTATACTCGGCAACCAGCCTGCAAGCGTTACGCCCTTTTCCGTCACCAGCTACACACAGGATTACATCGCTGATCAGCAGGCCAACGATGTGGGCAATGTTCTGCAATACGATTCCAGCGTGCGGGTGGCGCGAGGCTTCGGCAACTTCCAGCAGCTCTATGTTGTGCGCGGCTTGCCTATTTTTTCCGACGATATGACCTACAACGGTCTGTACGGCATGCTGCCACGGCAATACCTGGCTGCAGACCTGATCGAAAGGGTGGAAATCCTGCGTGGGCCAAACGGGTTTCTGAACGGTGCACCGCCCAGCGACAGCAGCCTGGGTGGTGCCATCAATGTCATGCCCAAACGTGCGCCGCTGCAGCCCCTTAACCGTGTCGTCATGGGAATTCAGTCCGACAATCAAGTGTCAGTTGCCACCGACATTGCACGTCGCTCAACTGACGGTCACTTTGGCATAAGACTCAACGCCATCAGCCGCAACGGTGACGCCGCCATGGATGGAGATTCGCGGCAGCTCGGATTAGCCACCGTCGGTCTCGACTACTCAGGTGAAAAGCTGCGCCTTTCTGCCGATCTGGGTTACCAGAATCATCAAATGGAGGCGACCCAGCCCAGCATCACCATTGGCAGCGGCCTGGACATACCCAGTGCACCGGATGCCAAAAACAGCATCGCTCCAGACTGGAGCTATTCCAGCGAGCAGGATCTGTTTGGCACCTTGCGGGCAGAATACGACTTCAACGCCAACTTAACCGGCTGGCTGGCCGGAGGCATGCGGGAAGGTGAAGAAGACGCCCGTTTCGCTGCTTTTCTCACCGTCACCAACGACCTGGGAGACTACAGCGCAAACCGTTTTGATGTTATCCACGAGGACTCCGTCGCGACGGGAGAGCTGGGCGCACGCTATCGGTTTGTTGTTGGCGCAGTCGAGCATCGACTCACCGTTGCCACCGCCACGTTCAGCAATCATGCCCACAACGCCTACGCAATTTACGATCCCTTCAATGGCAATATATACAATGCAAGCCCCATAGGGATGCCTGGCAGCCTGAGTTTTGCAGGTGGAAATCTGGACAACCCTCTTGTCACCTCGTACACCCACACCAAAAGCTATGCGGTGGCCGACGAAATCGCCCTGCTGGAACATCAACTGCTGTTGACTCTGGGAGCAAGATGGCAATCCATACACGACAAAACATACGACTACGACAGCGGCGATCTGATATCACATTATGACGGCGATCAAACTACGCCGACACTGGCTGCGCTGTATCGCGTAACACCTCAACTATCTATTTACGCAAACTATGTTGAGGGCCTGACTAAAGGCGGCAACGCTCCAGACAGCAACAGCAACGGCCCTGTCAGCAATGCAGGTGAATCGCTAGCGCCGGTTCGGGTTAAACAGATCGAAACCGGGCTTAAGTATTCTACCGACAATCTCGGTGGCAGCATCAGCTTGTTCAATATGGACAAACCGGTGCTGGGTTTCGATGAGGCTAACCGCTTTACCACAACCGAGGAACAAAGCCATCGCGGCATTGAATGGTCGATGTTTGGCAAGCCAACTGCCAATATTAAATTACTAGGAGGCATCAGCCTGCTGGATACCGACCTCGACGACAAGCACAGTATCGGCGCGCCGCAACAACTGGCCAACCTGAATTTGGATTGGAGCCTGGCCAACGTGAACGGCTTATCGTTGAACAGTCACCTGATGTACACCAGCGAACAATACGCCGATGCAGACAATCAACAACGGGCACCATCATGGTGGCGCTGGGATGTGGGCGTGCGTTACATCACCGAGGCTTGGCAAGGCAGCAACGCTGTGTTTCGTCTGCGCGCCACCAACATCACTAACCGACATTATTGGGCTTCGGTTGGCGGCTATCCAGGGGCTGGTTATTTAACACTCGGTGAACCCCGCGCCTTCATCGGTTCATTATCGATTGATTTCTAA
- the tagH gene encoding type VI secretion system-associated FHA domain protein TagH, translated as MTTLRLTVTSAPPDSTLSGKTIDISVAGTTFGRGPGNQCVLPDGERIVSSKHASITHELGQYVVTDLSTNGTFLNDSPTAIGPNNSAPLKEGDCIAMGKYLFTVSLAASVADKPASAPTAGSFLDDLGVPPAASTPAQAPASGGADDLDQWLEPASKPAQPQPLWGASNVVQASPDFEEENDPLAAIDQARRSESPMGGSFLDSVPEEEDPDWWKGSQKDNVDPMSQAFEAPKPVPTPDFAAEPTPVPQIPTPESQTPPIPEQAAVIPEVDDADDLDALLGLDSAPAPASTPVPDQTEPSLLPVTPQSDMSSPFAAEFTEPPAMAEPVPQPQPKVEPAAKASRAQPAQPEPTPSPAASADAADTAQVLAQLLELGNLDQGQLDALTPEVVAVLNATIGHLLELLRARSSIKNELRLDRTMIQPVENNPLKFALTDKDAKRYLFGEHSGAYMSGSKAVAEAFNDIAGHQMALLAGMRSAYEKMLAKFSPEALETRFGDAATKGLLSSKKARLWDAYVEYFDKLQQDPETSFNRLFGEEFASAYETQVDDIKSSKPDR; from the coding sequence ATGACGACACTCAGATTGACCGTGACCAGCGCACCGCCGGACAGCACGTTAAGCGGTAAAACCATCGATATCAGCGTAGCTGGCACCACCTTTGGGCGCGGCCCAGGCAATCAGTGTGTATTGCCCGATGGCGAACGCATTGTGTCGTCCAAGCACGCCAGCATTACCCACGAGCTGGGTCAATACGTGGTGACCGACCTCAGCACCAATGGCACCTTTCTCAATGACAGCCCAACCGCGATCGGGCCGAACAATTCAGCCCCATTAAAAGAAGGGGACTGCATTGCCATGGGTAAGTACTTATTTACCGTAAGCCTCGCAGCCAGCGTAGCCGATAAGCCTGCATCAGCGCCCACTGCGGGTAGCTTTCTGGATGATCTGGGGGTGCCACCGGCAGCCTCAACACCGGCGCAAGCCCCAGCCTCAGGCGGAGCCGACGACCTGGATCAATGGCTCGAGCCCGCATCCAAGCCTGCCCAGCCCCAGCCCTTGTGGGGAGCCTCCAATGTGGTGCAGGCCAGCCCCGATTTTGAAGAAGAGAACGATCCCCTGGCAGCGATTGATCAGGCGCGCCGCTCCGAGTCGCCCATGGGGGGCTCATTTCTGGATTCGGTGCCGGAGGAGGAAGATCCTGATTGGTGGAAAGGCTCCCAAAAGGATAATGTTGATCCAATGAGTCAGGCATTCGAGGCACCCAAGCCTGTGCCGACGCCAGATTTTGCTGCCGAGCCGACACCGGTTCCTCAGATTCCCACGCCAGAAAGTCAGACCCCACCGATCCCAGAGCAAGCGGCCGTTATTCCCGAGGTAGACGATGCGGATGATCTGGACGCGCTGCTGGGCCTCGACAGTGCCCCAGCCCCGGCATCAACCCCTGTGCCTGACCAAACTGAGCCCAGCCTGCTACCTGTCACGCCGCAAAGTGACATGTCATCACCGTTTGCAGCGGAGTTCACCGAGCCTCCTGCCATGGCAGAGCCTGTGCCCCAGCCGCAGCCCAAAGTCGAACCTGCTGCCAAGGCTTCGCGAGCGCAGCCTGCCCAGCCCGAGCCGACACCCTCACCTGCGGCCAGCGCCGATGCTGCCGATACCGCCCAGGTGTTGGCGCAATTACTGGAGCTGGGAAACCTGGATCAAGGCCAACTCGATGCCCTGACACCCGAAGTCGTTGCTGTGCTGAACGCCACCATCGGCCATCTGCTGGAGTTGTTGCGTGCTCGCAGTAGTATAAAAAATGAACTGCGATTGGATCGCACCATGATTCAGCCCGTGGAAAACAACCCCCTTAAATTCGCCCTGACCGACAAGGATGCCAAGCGATATCTGTTTGGGGAGCACTCCGGTGCCTACATGTCCGGTAGCAAGGCGGTAGCAGAGGCGTTCAACGACATCGCAGGCCACCAAATGGCGTTGTTGGCGGGTATGCGCAGTGCGTATGAGAAGATGTTGGCTAAGTTTTCACCAGAAGCATTGGAGACCCGCTTTGGCGATGCTGCTACTAAAGGACTACTCAGTAGCAAAAAAGCCCGACTGTGGGATGCCTATGTGGAATACTTTGATAAACTTCAGCAAGATCCCGAGACAAGCTTTAATCGTCTTTTTGGCGAGGAGTTTGCAAGTGCGTATGAAACGCAAGTGGATGACATCAAATCCAGTAAGCCGGATCGTTGA
- the tssJ gene encoding type VI secretion system lipoprotein TssJ gives MMMPLRHLLQITISALLIFSLTACGTTRKALNLETSAEFKFVASMDVNPTTATGKAAPIVVQVITLRDARQFKQEDFLNLFEDPQSRLGNDLIEITRLKEFAPGESRVETFNLTPDVKFIGILGEYIQYEDAEAKAIIPIEPHTTNKARISIEKLKVRIED, from the coding sequence ATGATGATGCCGCTTCGTCACCTGTTACAGATCACCATCTCTGCGCTGTTGATTTTCAGCCTGACCGCCTGCGGAACCACCCGCAAAGCCCTCAATCTGGAAACCTCCGCCGAGTTCAAATTCGTTGCCAGCATGGATGTGAACCCCACTACGGCCACAGGCAAGGCCGCACCCATCGTGGTGCAGGTCATCACCTTGCGGGATGCCCGCCAGTTCAAGCAGGAAGACTTCCTCAACCTGTTTGAAGATCCCCAGAGCCGACTGGGCAACGATTTAATTGAGATCACCCGACTGAAAGAGTTTGCACCGGGAGAGAGCCGGGTGGAAACCTTCAACCTGACGCCGGACGTAAAATTCATCGGCATACTGGGTGAATACATCCAATATGAAGATGCCGAGGCCAAAGCGATAATACCCATTGAGCCTCACACAACCAACAAAGCACGCATCAGCATAGAAAAACTAAAAGTGCGTATCGAAGACTGA
- the tssK gene encoding type VI secretion system baseplate subunit TssK: MTISNKVVWSEGLFLRPQHFQQQDRYFERYIDGRCEAIGGYLWGLLDITLDSELLKLGKIGISYARGVFPDGSPFSFPDGDELPPVLSVPENTNNEMVYLCLPLRRAGAMEITQEDGQNTLARHNSVEIEVRNNVGEQGEPTDIAVGQLNAILKLGSEDLSGYAKIGIARIQEYIADKAVQLDNAYIPPMVDCLKSQVIASHLTEIHGLIHHRAEALSGRLADSGRAGSAEIADYLLLQALNRIEPLIAHISTINQLHPLACYTELLQMAGELATFTTRTKRPPEFPRYQHEDLQTIFDAVLISLRQCLSTVLEQTAVSLELTERKYGIHVAPISDHSIIGKASIVLAVKADVPGNQLRTGFPAQVKIAPVERIREFISAQLPGIGLQALPVAPRQIPYHAGFTYFELDRSSELWAMMQTSGGFAIHLGGNFPGLSMELWTIRD; encoded by the coding sequence ATGACAATCAGTAATAAAGTGGTCTGGTCCGAGGGGTTGTTTCTGCGCCCCCAGCATTTCCAGCAGCAAGACCGCTATTTTGAACGCTACATTGACGGTCGTTGCGAAGCCATCGGTGGCTACCTGTGGGGGCTGCTGGATATCACCCTCGATAGCGAACTGCTTAAACTGGGTAAAATCGGCATCAGCTACGCGCGCGGTGTGTTTCCCGACGGCAGCCCATTCAGTTTTCCCGATGGAGATGAGCTGCCACCGGTATTAAGTGTGCCGGAGAACACCAATAACGAGATGGTGTATCTGTGTTTGCCATTGCGTCGTGCCGGTGCCATGGAAATCACCCAGGAAGACGGCCAAAATACACTGGCCCGTCACAACAGCGTAGAAATCGAAGTCCGCAATAATGTAGGCGAGCAAGGCGAGCCCACTGATATCGCAGTAGGTCAGCTCAATGCCATACTGAAACTGGGGTCTGAAGATTTGAGCGGTTATGCCAAAATCGGCATCGCGCGTATTCAAGAATACATCGCCGATAAAGCCGTGCAGTTGGATAACGCTTACATCCCGCCCATGGTGGATTGCTTAAAGTCCCAGGTTATCGCCAGCCATCTCACAGAGATTCATGGATTGATTCACCATCGCGCTGAGGCATTGAGTGGTCGTTTGGCCGACAGCGGTCGGGCTGGATCGGCAGAAATTGCCGACTACCTGTTACTGCAGGCATTGAATCGAATAGAACCACTGATTGCCCATATCAGCACGATCAATCAGCTGCATCCCCTGGCGTGCTACACCGAATTGCTGCAAATGGCGGGCGAGCTTGCAACCTTTACCACCCGCACCAAACGACCACCTGAGTTTCCCCGTTATCAGCACGAAGATCTGCAGACTATTTTTGATGCCGTGTTGATAAGTTTGCGACAGTGCCTGAGCACCGTGCTGGAACAAACTGCGGTTTCACTGGAACTCACCGAGCGCAAATACGGCATTCACGTAGCGCCCATAAGCGACCATTCCATTATCGGCAAAGCCAGTATCGTATTGGCAGTGAAGGCCGATGTTCCCGGCAATCAGTTGCGCACCGGTTTCCCTGCTCAGGTGAAGATTGCGCCGGTAGAACGCATTCGTGAATTCATCAGTGCGCAACTGCCGGGAATCGGTTTACAGGCGCTGCCGGTAGCGCCGCGTCAGATTCCCTACCATGCCGGGTTTACCTATTTTGAACTGGATCGATCCAGCGAGCTGTGGGCAATGATGCAAACCTCAGGTGGGTTTGCCATTCATCTGGGGGGGAACTTCCCGGGTTTGTCCATGGAGCTTTGGACAATTCGTGATTGA
- the icmH gene encoding type IVB secretion system protein IcmH/DotU: MSSDDDKTVFTPGQRQPSQADMDSTVFIPKPGAQRAAPAPSSPAAAAPASSAPAMLATELLQVERGLNPVISAATTLLAVANKLRNTAQHADVAGLHRNLVEEIKLFDSKLKSQNTRPEIALASRYQICAALDEAVMNTPWGAQAGWAQRSLLSLFHKETSGGEKFFAILAKMMEAPSTNLDIIELDYLLLSLGFEGKFRIDPRGRDQLETLRDNLYNTIEKLRGEFQPDLSINANTTVRAKHGLMEFLPLWVVSAVVLALILVVYSGFSIWMSQATESTAAQLNTLSAEILKTDKKQ, translated from the coding sequence ATGAGCAGCGACGACGATAAAACCGTATTTACACCGGGTCAGCGACAACCGTCGCAGGCGGACATGGACAGCACCGTTTTTATTCCCAAGCCCGGAGCCCAGCGTGCTGCGCCCGCTCCCTCATCGCCAGCGGCCGCAGCCCCCGCGTCATCGGCTCCGGCAATGCTGGCTACAGAGCTGTTGCAGGTAGAACGAGGCCTGAACCCGGTGATCAGTGCTGCTACCACCCTGCTGGCGGTGGCCAACAAATTGCGAAACACAGCCCAGCATGCCGATGTGGCTGGCTTGCATCGCAATTTGGTTGAAGAAATCAAACTGTTTGATAGTAAGTTAAAAAGCCAGAACACCCGTCCGGAAATTGCATTGGCTTCACGCTATCAGATCTGTGCTGCGCTGGATGAAGCCGTCATGAACACACCCTGGGGCGCCCAGGCCGGATGGGCACAGCGTTCCCTGTTGAGTCTGTTCCACAAAGAAACCTCCGGCGGCGAAAAGTTCTTTGCCATACTCGCCAAAATGATGGAAGCACCCAGCACCAATCTGGACATCATAGAACTGGATTATCTTCTGCTGAGCCTGGGCTTTGAAGGTAAATTCAGAATAGATCCCCGAGGTCGCGATCAATTGGAAACCCTGCGGGACAATTTATACAACACCATTGAAAAACTGCGTGGTGAGTTTCAGCCGGATCTGTCGATCAACGCCAATACAACCGTAAGAGCCAAGCACGGGTTGATGGAGTTTTTACCGCTGTGGGTGGTCTCGGCAGTGGTATTGGCGCTCATCCTGGTGGTTTACAGCGGGTTCAGTATTTGGATGTCTCAGGCCACCGAATCAACAGCTGCCCAGCTGAACACGCTGAGTGCTGAAATTTTAAAAACGGATAAGAAACAGTAG